CAGTTCTGGATCGCTGGGGCCAGGGCCAAAGTGATAGCTGCTCCGGCATTACCTGCACCAAAAATGCCCATAGCAGTGCCCTGCTGCCTCCTTTCGAACCACGGATTGATATAGCGAATCCCCAATACAAAGGACACACCGGAAACACCCAACCACAAACCTGCAAGAAGATGCGCTCCAAAACTTTCGATATAGGGCAGCAGTAAAAGGACCGGCAGCAGCAATAGCATTTGCAAGAGGATGAGTTTTTTCGCAGAAAAATATTCCACCAGTAATCCGGCGGGAAAGCGCAGCAGTGCTCCGCTCAGGATCGGCGCCGCCAGCAATATGCCGTATTCAGTGGCTGACAAGTCAAGCTGCCCTCGAATCTCTACGCCAAGCACCGCGTAGAGCGTCCATACGGAAAAGTTGGCTGCGAACATAGCCGAGGCAAATATCAGCGCGCGCCCGGCGAGTTGCTGTGTATATTGCACGGCAGATTCTCCCAGTTTTTTCATCTTTTCGGCAAATAAATTTGGTCATCACACCGATAGTCCGAACACTAGCTACCCACTTGGATAACAGGGACTAAGAAAGCACAGTAGCTTTTGCTTGAACGGTGGAAGCCTCTTGCTTGCAAGATGCACAAAATTCCCAGTGCCGACAATTACTCCCAAAAACCTTTTGGTGACAAGACAATTTTTCACCCCTACTCACCAAGGGGTAGTTGCCGCGATACTCACAGTACTGGCCCGCCTACAGCGCTAACCCAAAGGGATTACTCCACACCATTCGGATATCACTACCTCCCCTGGCTACCCCCTTTGCGCGCTTTTCCTGTGACGCTGCTCAAATACTATCGACCATATCCCTATCCACCTGTAAAAATTTCTGAGAAGCCGGAGAAAATAGTCATGAGTCAATCCAGCGGCCTCAATTTATTTAATTGGGGCGATCCCAAAATAAAGACGCTGCACGTTACTTGGTTTGCGTTTTTCCTGACTTTCGTGGTGTGGTTCTCCCACGCTCCGCTGATGGTCTTTATCAAGGAAGCGTTCGACCTCACCAGCCAGCAAGTAAAAGCCCTGTTAATCCTCAACGTGGCACTCACCATCCCCGCCCGTATCATTATCGGTATGCTGGTGGATAAATTGGGGCCGCGCCTGGTGTACAGCGGGCTGCTGATGACCTCATCTTTAATCTGTTTGGGCTTTGCCACCGCAGACAGTTATGAATCCCTGGCCCTGTTCCGCTTCCTGCTGGGATTTGTGGGTGCCGGCTTTGTAATTGGTATCCGCATGGTGGGTGAATGGTTCCCAGCCAAGCAGGTAGGCCTGGCGGAAGGTATTTACGGCGGCTGGGGGAATTTCGGTTCTGCTGCCGGTGCCATGACCCTGCCCACCCTCGCCCTGCTGTTCGGCGGTGAAGACGGCTGGCGCTATGCCTTGGGCCTCACCGGCATCATCGCCGGCCTGTACGGCATCATCTACTACCGCGTAGCCCGCAACACCCCTAAAGGCTCCACTTACTTCAAACCGAAGAAGAGCGGCGGCCTGGAAGTGACCAGCAAGCGGGATTTCTATTTCTACCTGCTGATGAATGTGCCCATGTACCTGGCACTGGCAGCGCTGGCTTACAAACTGTCTCCCAGCGGCGTAGCCCTGCTGAGCCAGAATGCCACCTACGTGATGTGGGGACTGCTGGTAGCACTGTTCGCCTTCCAGACCCGTATGATCTGGAATGTAAACAAAGACCACCTGCGCGAGGGTGTACCGGAACTGGAGAAATACAACTTCAAGCAGGTAGCCATCCTCGACCTAGCCTACTTCGTCACCTTCGGCTCAGAGCTGGCCGTGGTTTCTATGCTGCCCCTGTTCTTCCTGGAAACCTTTGAAGGACTGAGCCCGGTGAAGGCCGGCCTGCTCGCCTCTGGCTTCGCCTTTATGAACCTGGTGGCCCGCCCAACTGGTGGATACTTCTCTGACAAACTGGGACGCCGCCGCAGCCTGATGTTCCTGATCGGCGGCCTGGCCGTGGGTTACTTTGTTCTGAGCCAGATCAATGGCGGCTGGTGGATTCCCGCAGCGGTAGTTGCCACCATGTGCTGCTCTTTCTTTGTGCAGGCCGGTGAAGGTGCTGTGTTCGCCATCGTGCCCCTGGTAAAACGCCGCATGACCGGGCAGATTGCCGGTATGGCCGGAGCCTACGGCAACGTAGGTGCAGTAACCTTCCTCACCGCCCTGTCTTATGTCAGCTACAGCCAGTTCTTCCTGATTATCTGCGGCGCCGCAGCGGTGATCTTCTTCGCCTGCTTGTTCCTGGAAGAGCCCAAAGGCAATATTGCCGAAGTGCTGCCAGATGGTACCGTGCAGTTAATCAGCGTGGAGTGATCGGATAGCACTGACCAAGTAACACCCGTAATAGAGGGCCACTGGCCCTCTTTTTCGCTGTTTGCCAGAGGGGACGATAGAAGAGAGGAGAGCGCTGTGAGCGAAACCCATTCCGGGCTCCAAGCAGAAGATACTGCCAACCTTGAAGCCCAAGCACCACAATTGAGCCACGGCCTCTGCACCCGTGCCGGTATCAAACCGCAGAACGAAGACGCCGCACTCTATCACTGGCCAGACAGCCCACATTTGCAGGAATACCTGGGTGCAGTCGCCGCGCTGGCAGACGGCGTCAGCTCCGCCGAAGCCGGTGCCCAGGCCAGCCACACCGCCACCGAACAATTTGTGCGGGACTACTACAAAGTGCCGGATACCTGGTCTGTGGCCCACGCCGGACAAAAAATCCTCGCCTCCATTAACAGCAAGCTATACCGCAAGAGCCACGACTTCCCGCAACAGGAAAAGGGCTTCCTGTGTACCTTCTCTGCCCTGGTATTTAAATCCCGCACCGCTCACTACTTTCATATCGGTGATAGCCGCATCTATCACCTGCGCGGCGATACCCTCAAATGCCTCACCCGTGATCACAGTATTACCCTGGCACACCACCAGCAGATGCTGTCCCGCGCGCTGGGAATGGATACCGGCCTGCAAGTGGATTACGGCCAGCTCAGCCTGGCTAAGGACGATGTACTGCTAATTACCAGCGACGGCGTGCACGACTTTATTGAACAGGATTTACTGCGGGAGCTGTTGGCAAATACTCAAATAAGCGAACAGGAAACAGCGGAAACCCTGGTGCGCCTCGCCGAGGAAAGCGGCAGTGACGATAACCTCTCCGCATTAGTGGTAAAGGTAAAAGCATTGCCACAAACCACCCTGGACGACTACAGCCGCCAGCTTACCCGCCTGCCCTTCCCGCCAGAGTTGGAACCGGGCATGGTATTGGATGGTTACCAGGTAGAGCGGGAGCTGTTCTCCTCCCAGCGCAGCCAACTGTACCTGGTGCGCGACAGTGCCACCGGGGAAATCCTGGTAATGAAAACCCCCTCGGTAAATTACGAGGACGATATCCACTATATCGACCGCTTTATTCAGGAAGAGTGGATAGGCCTGCGTATTCGCAGCCCCCAAGTAGTGCGCCTGCACCGGCAGACCCGCCCACGCACCGCGCTCTATTACCTGATGGAATATGTGCAAGGCAGCACCCTGGAGCAGTGGATCACCAACAACCGCTTTCCCAAACCGGCGGAAGCGTTTCGTATCCTTAAGGAGATTGCCACCGGACTACAGGCCTTCCACGATCAGGAAACCATTCACCAGGATTTGCGCCCAGCCAATATCATGATCGACGGCGACGGGCGGGTAAAAATTATCGATTTCGGCTCAGTTTATGTCGCCGGCAGTGCCGAGATTTTTCGCCCCCTGGAGCACCCGGAAGCGCTGGGCACCGCCAGCTACTCCGACCCCCACTATATCCTCGGGCATAACAGCGGTATTCGCGGCGATGTCTACGCCCTCGCCACCATTGCCTATGAGATGTTTACCGGCGAACTGCCCTACGGCGAAGAAATCGAGAACTGCCGCTCCCACGCCGACTTCGAACGCCTGCGCTACCGCACCGCCAGCCAGTTTAATCCCGTAGTCCCCATCTGGTTCGACCGCGCCCTGGAGCGCGGATGCAGTATCGACCTGGAACAGCGCTATTCCACGCTTACAGAGTTTATGCGCGACCTGGCCAATCCGAACCCGGACTACTTGAGGGAAGATCCTACTGAGAAAGGGGATGCTTCCCTTTTTTGGAAGATTCTTTGTGGGATTTGGGTTGCTACTTTGTTGGCGGTGGCGGCGTTGTTTTCGTCTAGTGGTTGAGACCTGAGATACCAGGTACGATAGACCCACTTAAGAATATGCAGACTCAGAATATCTATAAAGGGCTCTGGTTTAGCAGATAGTTTTGGGCGTATATCATCCATCACACTTTCTCTGTTTCGCTTTGATATACACCGCTGCACTTAACGATTACATATTTTGTCATTGGTGCAGATCAAGAGTAGCTTCGTAAATTTACGATAACGGATGCGCTTACTTATTAATTCTTAATAGTTTAAGTCTTTAAAAAAAATAACAAGATATAGTACAGTCGCAATATATCCACTAAGATAATTTTAGCCGATGCTGGCCAACCTGATGAATGATATGTCTTTTTCTGGTTAAGCTGGCTTTCCATTCTTGAAATATATTGACAAGTGATATGATGCAGCTTCTTTTGAATACGCTGTTATAGATCATTATGAGTACCGAAGAAATATTTAAAATAGCTGCAGCAATTATCGCTTCATTCGGCGGCAGTGCATTATTACTTGGCGCTTTCTCTCACTGGTTAGGAAGCTTATGGGCTAAGCGAATGCTGCAAGATGAAAGAGCAAAGCATGAAGAAAGCCTTCAAAAATTAAAAGCTAAGAATGAGGCTATCCTAGAAGACTTGAAAGCTCAAATAGACACTCTGAAACAAAAAGAGTTGAATCGCCACTTTGATAAACTAGCAATCTATAAAGATGTAATTCATATTATTTCAGAAATTCTACGAGAGTTAGAAGCTATTGCTACATCAAAGCAAGAATCTATCAGTTCAGAAATTGAGCATTCGTTCGCATTAAATCGAAATAAAGCTTACGGTTACATATCGCTAGTTTCATGCCAAGATGTTTTGGACAGATACAATGAAATGATTGACTTCTTTATACCATTGCTTTACGAAGGTGAGCATGCAACATGGGCTGAATTAAGAG
This DNA window, taken from Microbulbifer sp. GL-2, encodes the following:
- a CDS encoding NarK family nitrate/nitrite MFS transporter, with protein sequence MSQSSGLNLFNWGDPKIKTLHVTWFAFFLTFVVWFSHAPLMVFIKEAFDLTSQQVKALLILNVALTIPARIIIGMLVDKLGPRLVYSGLLMTSSLICLGFATADSYESLALFRFLLGFVGAGFVIGIRMVGEWFPAKQVGLAEGIYGGWGNFGSAAGAMTLPTLALLFGGEDGWRYALGLTGIIAGLYGIIYYRVARNTPKGSTYFKPKKSGGLEVTSKRDFYFYLLMNVPMYLALAALAYKLSPSGVALLSQNATYVMWGLLVALFAFQTRMIWNVNKDHLREGVPELEKYNFKQVAILDLAYFVTFGSELAVVSMLPLFFLETFEGLSPVKAGLLASGFAFMNLVARPTGGYFSDKLGRRRSLMFLIGGLAVGYFVLSQINGGWWIPAAVVATMCCSFFVQAGEGAVFAIVPLVKRRMTGQIAGMAGAYGNVGAVTFLTALSYVSYSQFFLIICGAAAVIFFACLFLEEPKGNIAEVLPDGTVQLISVE
- a CDS encoding bifunctional protein-serine/threonine kinase/phosphatase; protein product: MSETHSGLQAEDTANLEAQAPQLSHGLCTRAGIKPQNEDAALYHWPDSPHLQEYLGAVAALADGVSSAEAGAQASHTATEQFVRDYYKVPDTWSVAHAGQKILASINSKLYRKSHDFPQQEKGFLCTFSALVFKSRTAHYFHIGDSRIYHLRGDTLKCLTRDHSITLAHHQQMLSRALGMDTGLQVDYGQLSLAKDDVLLITSDGVHDFIEQDLLRELLANTQISEQETAETLVRLAEESGSDDNLSALVVKVKALPQTTLDDYSRQLTRLPFPPELEPGMVLDGYQVERELFSSQRSQLYLVRDSATGEILVMKTPSVNYEDDIHYIDRFIQEEWIGLRIRSPQVVRLHRQTRPRTALYYLMEYVQGSTLEQWITNNRFPKPAEAFRILKEIATGLQAFHDQETIHQDLRPANIMIDGDGRVKIIDFGSVYVAGSAEIFRPLEHPEALGTASYSDPHYILGHNSGIRGDVYALATIAYEMFTGELPYGEEIENCRSHADFERLRYRTASQFNPVVPIWFDRALERGCSIDLEQRYSTLTEFMRDLANPNPDYLREDPTEKGDASLFWKILCGIWVATLLAVAALFSSSG